One Homo sapiens chromosome 3, GRCh38.p14 Primary Assembly genomic window carries:
- the OR5K3 gene encoding olfactory receptor 5K3 — MNKENHSLIAEFILTGFTYHPKLKTVLFVVFFAIYLITMVGNIGLVALIYIEQRLHTPMYIFLGNLVLMDSCCSSAITPKMLENFFSEDKRITLYECMAQFYFLCLAETTDCFLLAAMAYDCYVAICNPLQYHTMMSKTLCIQMTAGAYLAGNLHPMIEVEFLLRLTFCGSHQINHFFCDVLPLYRLSCINPYINELVLFILAGSIQIFTIVLVSYFYILFTIFTMKSKEGRGKALSTCASHFLSVSIFCDSLLFMYARPGAVNEGDKDIPVAIFYTLVIPLLNPFIYSLRNKEVINIMKKIMKKRKFCHILKQMSSPLAT, encoded by the coding sequence ATGAATAAGGAGAATCACTCCTTGATAGCTGAGTTCATCCTCACAGGATTTACATATCATCCAAAGCTGAAGACTGTTCTGTTTGTGGTGTTCTTTGCCATCTATCTGATCACCATGGTGGGGAACATTGGTTTGGTGGCATTGATTTATATAGAGCAACGTCTTCACACACCAATGTACATATTTTTAGGCAACCTAGTTCTGATGGATTCCTGCTGTTCCTCTGCTATTACTCCCAAGATGTTAGAGAACTTCTTTTCTGAGGACAAAAGGATTACCCTGTATGAATGTATggcacaattttattttctctgtcttgCTGAAACTACAGACTGCTTTCTTCTGGCGGCAATGGCCTATGACTGCTATGTGGCCATATGCAACCCACTGCAGTACCACACCATGATGTCCAAGACACTCTGCATTCAGATGACTGCAGGAGCCTACCTAGCTGGCAACCTGCATCCCATGATTGAAGTAGAGTTTCTGTTGAGGTTAACTTTCTGTGGGTCTCATCAAATCAATCATTTTTTCTGTGATGTTCTTCCATTATATAGACTTTCTTGTATTAACCCTTATATCAATGAATTGGTGTTATTTATCTTGGCAGGATCAATTCAAATCTTTACTATAGTCTTAGTTTCTTATTTCTACATCCTTTTCACAATATTTACAATGAAATCCAAGGAGGGAAGAGGCAAAGCTTTATCTACTTGTGCatctcactttctctctgtgtcAATATTCTGTGATTCCCTTCTCTTCATGTATGCTCGACCAGGTGCAGTTAATGAAGGGGATAAAGATATACCTGTTGctatattttatactttagttATTCCTTTATTAAATCCTTTTATTTATAGCCTAAGAAATAAGGAagtaataaatattatgaaaaaaattatgaagaagagaaaattttgtCACATTCTGAAACAAATGTCATCCCCTCTGGCAACTtga